GTTGGAGCGTCCATCTGCCCCTTCCCTTTTTCTGGGAATTGGTGGGGAGGGTGACTCTACTGGTCCCTGTTTCTTATTTCATCTCAGAAACCGGGTGGTGCATCTATCAGCCAGGCCCACTTTGGGGTCTTTCATCTCAGGAAATGGACGGGGTCTCCCAACTCCTATGTccgctttttcttcttttgtactTTTTTGAACCCTGTACATAGGAGGTATGGAGCAGCTCTCCACCTCTGGTTCTCTTTTCTAAAATTGGAAAGGGGGGGCGTTGGGGGGTGACAGGAGAACACAGCTTCCTGGTCTGGGTAGGGGCCGCCAGTGTCCCACCTGGGGAGAGCggtggtggggaaggggaacGCCCCCCAAACACCGGACCCCCTCCAGGCCTCGGCCTCCTGGCACCCACGGCTCGGGAGCCACTAATGGACCGAAGGAGGGAGATaataatcactgattggctgctcgGCCCGTCGCTCGGATGCTTAGGCCAGTTAGAGGTTGCTGCGTAGCCCCGCCTCCATGACACTTACAAGGGGCGGAACCAGAAGGCGATTCCGCCCCTCCTGTTACGTTCCCGCCCACTATTGGATGTGCACACTGGGCCCCGCCCCATTTGTGCGTCAATCTGCGCAAGAGTCCCGCcccttccagctctgagggcCGCACTGGGCCTCCTCTTCTAGCGCGGCTCCGCCCCAGGATGGCGTCACGGCCGTGTCTGCATGTGAGGCCCCGCCCCGCTCTTTGCAGGACGTCACCGCAGACTGCAGGGGCTCCAGCTGCTGCCGCGCAGCCCTACATCCTCGCACGGGAGGCTCGTCACCGTCGCCGCCAAAAAAGTCGCCGTTGTTGTGGTCGTCACCGCATCGGTGCAGGGCAAGGTgagctcctgggaggcctggtGCGCTCCCGCTGAAAGCATCTAAATAAACTTCATTTGGATGGTGGATTGGCAGGGTTAGGGGAGGAGGTTGGTGGGGGTTAAATAGAGGGAAGATGAGGTAGtctcaggcctggggaggagtAGGGCCCTGGCTCCCCTCACCTGCCCTACCCTCATCCCTCTTACCCCCGCCTCTgcggcggagggggaggggaggcgagtGCCTTGCGGGAAACTGCGTGCGCGTGCGCGGGGTGTGCACACGCGTGTGCGCGTCCGCCGGTGTGGGCGGGTCTGTATGCACCCTTGCGTGTACCTGAATATGCTCATGTGACTCCGTGTGGGTCCTGACCCAAATATGCCCTTGCTGCACGCTTGTGGAGAGAAACGCAAGGATTGTGCGTGTGCGTGCACGGCTGTGTGCATACGTACAGGGGAATGCGTGCCTGTGTGGGTTACGTACACACACCTGCATGTGTGAAGGGCGCCGTGTGCACGTCTGGGTTTGCACCTTTACATATGCATGCCGGTGTGCAGACAGGCGTCTGCGTCTCTGTTCTGTGTTCCGAGTGTGTTGTTACCGGTGTGTGCCCTGCTGTGTGCACGTGAGCGTGTGCATGCTCCACCCCTATCACGTGACGCAGCTGCCTCAGCTTGAGCTCCCCCAGCCTGGAATTGGGGCTGCAGATTTGCATCCAGGCGGACTGTCCGGGTGTGCCCGCTTTGGGTTCTGAGGAACATAAATGAtagatggggggcggggccggccgcaGTCACCCCCTCCGGGCACAGCCCTAGGGTGTAGGGTTACAGCCTGACCTGGGGCACAGGGGTATCCTCATCCTGGCTTCTCTGAACTCCTTCCTGAAAtacactccccttcccccacctttcAAGGTCACATCAGGCCCTCTGCCCTGGGTTCCACAGTTAGTAGTACTGGGGCTTCTGGTGGAACGCTAGTTCCTCTCTGTGGCTCTAGAGTTTCCTCCATCCTGGGCCTGGACCTGGGGATGGCAGAGGACCCCTCACACTAGCCTGTGCCCCACATTCCCAGATGGCGTCAGCCACAGACTCTCGCTATGGACAGAAGGAGTCCTCGGACCAGAATTTTGACTACATGTTCAAGATCCTTATCATTGGTAACAGCAGCGTGGGCAAGACATCGTTCCTCTTCCGCTATGCGGACGACTCCTTCACACCCGCCTTTGTCAGCACTGTGGGCATAGACTTCAAGGTCAAGACTATCTACCGCAATGACAAGAGGATCAAGCTGCAGATCTGGGTGGGTCCAGCTGGGGGGCTCCTAACTCCatcactctccctcccttcccggAAAAACAGCCCCAGCCTTGCCCatctcttcattcattcacacaacTGGGCGTTTACCATGTGCCTACTGTGCACCCAAGGCACAGAAGGGAGAGCCCTCCTCTTCCACGGGAGCTTAGCCAGTGCTCGCCAGGGCTGAGGGATGAGCCAGTGCTGGGTTCTTCCTACACCTCCTATCTGCAGGAGCATCACTGGGctggtgcctcagttttctcgtcTGCAAGTTCTTCCATGTGAGTCTGAGGTTTCACCAGATGTTGGCCCCCCAACCTCATTGCCTGGGACAGGCACCTCCCCAGGGTcacctggctgcctcccacaaccccaGAGAGATCTGAAGGGGCCTCCGTGGGCTCCCACCTCACACAGGGTAAACCCCAAACCCCACCCTGGCATGGGAGACCCTGCCTGGTCTGTCCCTGTGATACCGCCATCCTGTCTCCCTCCATTGCTGCCTCTGCCTTACTTTTCCTCAAACTCACCAAGCAGTCCACGTCAGCACCTTtggcctggctgtgccctctcactTCCTTCAGGCCCACATTTATTTTCCTCCTCAATCCTTACCGCCCTCGGATATAGTATACATTTtcttccatgtgtttattttctgtttcccacACTTGGGCTGTCAGTCCCACAGGGGCAGTGATTTTTATCTACTTTTAcagctgtgcccccagtgccCAGTGTGGTATATGGCACAGGGCAGTGCCCTGTACACGTGCATTGATGAATGAGGGGACAATTCTGCAGGTGCCGGACTCTATAGGATGATTGAGCACCACATTCTTGGTGCCGGCGGCTGGCTGGCTCTCCCTGGCCCCCTGTGCCTCTGGGCAAGCTCTGGGTCTTGCGAGAGCTGGACTGGATTGTCTCAGAGCTCATTTCCACGGAAGAACTCGCATGGGGGTCCTCTCTGACCCtgtctcttcttcctcaggaCACAGCAGGGCAAGAGCGGTACCGAACCATCACCACAGCCTACTATCGGGGTGCCATGGGCTTCATCCTCATGTATGACATCACCAACGAGGAGTCCTTCAACGCTGTGCAGGACTGGTgagcaccccctcaccccctctctcAGACTGTCTTCTGAGCTGGGTTTGTTGCAAAGCCTGGGGGGTAGGCTGATGAGGGGTCCCTAGTCCCTTGACAGATATATAAATAACAATATTGGAGGCCCAGACCTGCTGTCAGTCTATAATCATTAAAACAGCAGGTCTGTCCCTGTGATACCTCCACCCTGTTCTGTCTCCCTccactgctgcctctgcctcattaTTCCTCAAACTGTCTTCTGAGGAGTAATGAGGCTCAAAATAACAGGGGGAAAAGGATTTCAGGTGGAAAAATGAAACGAAACATATGGAAAAAAATCTGAGGGTGTGGGGGGAGAACAGACAATATAAGGACAGTTAACACTTCTGCCCAGAAGTAatgataaattttaagaaaatttctgATTTTGCTGAGGAGAGAGAAATTCTCTCTGGGGGCAGGAATCTGGGAAGGTGAAAGAGATTGCTTGAAAGAGAGATTTTGAAGAGCAGGGAACTGCTGAAACAgacacccacagacagcagcGCGTTTCCGGCAGGACAAAGGCTGGAGGAGAAACCGAACCTGCCAGGTTCAAGGGAAATGGGGAGCTGAGGGCTGGAGAGCGGGAAGGAGTGGAGCTCAGACCCTCCAAGCCCTAACCTGCCCATTGCCGTCTCCTCCAGGTCAACCCAGATCAAGACCTACTCGTGGGATAATGCGCAGGTGCTGCTGGTGGGGAACAAGTGTGACATGGAGGACGAGCGAGTGGTGTCGTCCGAACGCGGTCGGCAGCTGGCTGACCACCTTGGTGAGTGCCCGGAGGGGCTGGACACCTACAGGCTAGAGGAGGGACGCTGAAACCCTGAGGGGAAGGGCCACACCCAAGGCC
The sequence above is a segment of the Myotis daubentonii chromosome 5, mMyoDau2.1, whole genome shotgun sequence genome. Coding sequences within it:
- the RAB3A gene encoding ras-related protein Rab-3A; the protein is MASATDSRYGQKESSDQNFDYMFKILIIGNSSVGKTSFLFRYADDSFTPAFVSTVGIDFKVKTIYRNDKRIKLQIWDTAGQERYRTITTAYYRGAMGFILMYDITNEESFNAVQDWSTQIKTYSWDNAQVLLVGNKCDMEDERVVSSERGRQLADHLGFEFFEASAKDNINVKQTFERLVDVICEKMSESLDTADPAVTGAKQGPQLTDQQAPPHQDCAC